The DNA window AGGAGTTTAATCTAATTCTTCTCATAACTTCCCCTGTTATAATCCACTCCAAAGATTTGTCTGAATTTGAGCTGTGGAAGCAGTTTCTTCCCAATAAAGTACCCTTTCAAGTTAGAAACAGATAAGCTATTAATCAACTGCTACAGCTCCATCAATCTGAGATGTGATGGTGATAACTGCGCCGTAGTAAATCTCCCTcattttggtgattttttgTTGTCTCCTTTGGCTACCTTCACTATAACTTCTACATGTATTACGAATATCCTTTTACATGCTGGTTTGAGATCCAATGCCTTAGCAACTCCGTAGAAGCAACTGTGGTCGTGACTAGAGATTCATAGCTCGATGATCCCAGTCCCTATTTTGAACGAATACAATGATTGGCAGAATTTTAACCATCTTGAACTAACATCGAATCTTCCTAGCTGCAAACAACGCTGTAAACTGCTTTATGATCTTGAAAAACAAGGTTAATGTTATGTTCGTTCTTGATTCTCAACTTTCTCAAACATTTTCTCAAGTTTTATCTTGATGTGAATTTAGTTTTAGTATGATCATCTATCTTGGAATCAGTATTTATCACGGATGAATCCAAGAGCAGATTGGCCAAAAGGATCACAGGACCGACTGTCTTGATTCCGTTATCTGTTAATACTCATAGCTAGAGGCACCACCACCACAGCAGCCAAAAAACATCACAGAAGGTTCCACCATAGCACCACCACCACGAGCCACTGCAAGCGGCCTCAACAACAGCGAGGCCTCCAAAGTGGAGAGTTGCTCAAAAGTGCATAGATGTGTTACTCAAAATTCCTTGAAGAATACCATGACAAAGATAGGGTGAGAACTGAGAAATTTGGGCAATGTGGACCCCTTTTTCATGCTGAATCAATGGCTACAGAAAGCAATAGTTGCCCAATCTGTAGAACTCCCTTTTCTGTTTTCTGAGTGAGTGTATGTGCTTCTTTAAagatgtatgtatgtatgtttgTTTACATATAAATGTCAAATTGTCATTTGAATGAAAAGTTTTTCTTGCATTCCGAGATCAGGTCTTGAAAAGCAAAGCCACTAAAGAGAGTGAAAAGTAACTTTATTTCCACCAAAGCTTACAACTTTATCAAAGGAACTTTTATAAATGGATGATCTCTTACACACATCTTTGGATGAATatggaaaaataaaacaaaaatgcaTCAGCTGATGCAGAAACCTCTTATCTTCTAGTCATCAACCGCGTCAAATGTGCGTAAGATTAGTGGAAACATAGTACAGATTCTTCttaaaataatcaaaatctGTGAATACTTAGTCAGCTACCTATAAACCTTCATATTCTGCTCTTTCTCCAAAGTGTGATCAATGCCTCAACAATATGGCCTCATTGCAACTCAACTTGTTTATGGTTCTTCTCATTTCTGCTGTCTGTTTCAAGATTTCTGTCCAAATCCCAACTTGTGGCAACAACACATTCTTCATACAATACCCTTTCACATTGCTTCAAGAAGGCCAAAATCCTCATCACATAACCCCCTATGATCTGAAATGCAATCGACAGAAGGTAGTAGCCCTGAACCTTCCTTTCTCTGGGGAGTTCTTCGTTCGAGACATCAACTATTTTCAGCAAAGGATACAGCTCTATGATCCAAGCAACTGTCTTCCAAGGAGGCTGAAGAACTTGAGCCTCCCATCTTCTCCATTTATGGCTGTGAGCTATCAGAATTATACCTTCTTCAGCTGCCCTCTCGGAAGCCCAAGTTCTCGTAATCTCACTGCGATACGCTGCTTGAGCAACTCGACAGCCTCAGTTGTGGCTGCTTCAGAGACTTCTATGATGGATGGGATCAAGAACTTGACAGCTTGCAAAGTGTTGTATAGTCTGCAAGTCCCGGTTTCGCAAGTTTTCGAGTATGCGTATAATGGCATTGATGGTGATCTTCAGTTGGCATGGATTGATCCAAGTTCCAGAGGTAACAGCAGAGGTTAGTGATATTTCATTGCAATTTAAGCATGTTTTTTACAACAAAATTCAAAAGTTAGTGCAATTACAATGCTTGATAAGTTTCAGCATGCAATTTGGTAGATTCTTAATCAAGAAGTTATGTCTATTTTCTTTTGTGAAAgaataaagaaaatgaaagaaaagttaaTCCAACAACAGCTTTTTCAACAGTGATTCCTTAAAAAACATTTGAAAATGAGCATTTTGGATGCTCAACTGTCAGCACTTCATACTTTTTCAGATAAAGTTCCTACTGTCTCACTTTCATTGCACTATTTTCCTAAACAAACTTTATTATTCTCTGTAAAGCCTAGCATACAGAcacttaaaaattaatttatgcaGGTATAGCATCAAGCAAACCTGGAGCTCTAACAATCATCTTAATATGTGCCATCACAATTTTGACTGCCTTACTAGTCGCAATGCTCTGCCTAGGATGTGGTCTGACTGTCGTTGTAGTGATGCTTGATATTGAAGAGGCAAACAATCAAGGATCTTGGAGTTGCAGTACAAGAGTATGGGAAAGGGCGAGATTCAGATTATCTAGAGCTTCGAATGGGACTGCAGGCCCCCTTAATGAAGTTTCATTCATGTCTTCAGCTTCACAGCAGCCCCAATCGGCCGTTCCCAGAGGAAGTGCAGCCCCCTTGAATGAATCATCATCGACGCTTCCACCTCCAGTTCCAcccccacctccacctccacctccaagAATTGCTGCAGTCCACCCTTTTGGCTACTACCTCTCGTTCATGCCTTCTTCGCCTCAAGTCCCAAGGGAGGCTCTAGGCCCCCTTGATGAACTTCCATCCACTTCTTCGAGTCCAAATGTGGCTGTAGAAGCCCCAGATGGCTTTGCCTCATTCATGTCGTTACCTGAAGTCTCGAGCATGCCTGCAGCTGGTGATCGTGAGGTCTTTATTGAGGCTACCCCTCATGATGACTCCACATACATGTCTCTCACCCAATTACCAATGGGGGCTTCCACCCCCCTTCATGACTCCCCAGACGTATCTCTTCGGACTCCAAGTGTCTCCGAAGTCAACCCCTTTAGTTACTTCCTCTCCTCCGTTGCTTCACCTCAAGGCCTAAGGGGTGCTTCAAGCCCCCTTGATGAAGTTCCATCCACCCTTTCGAGTCCGAGTGTGGCTGCAGACGACGTTGATGGCTTCGTCTCAGTCATTCCTTCACCTGAGCTATGGAGCATGCTTGCAACTCGTGAGGACGGATTCTTCATTGATGACTCCCCGGTCATATCTTCACCTCAAGTCCAAAGGGGAGCCGCAGCACCCCTGGATGATTCTTCATCCGCCCTTCCGCCTCCACCTCCGCCTCCAAGTGTGGGTGAAGGCCGCCCCTTGGATTACTTCTTGTCATTGCTTTCAGCTCATTTCAGGAGGGGGAATGCAGCCTCCTCCGTTCATGAACTTTCATCCATTCCTCCAAGTCCAAGTGAACTTTCATCCACTCCTTCGAGTCCAAGCGTGACAGGTGACTTGTCGTTTATACCTTCGCCTCTTGAAGACGAAGTCCATGGCAACTTAGAGGAGCTGCCAACAGAAGACATAATAATAGGTGGGAGTGAGTGCATTTCAGGGCCTAATGGCGATTCTTGCACTATATGTTTGGAAAATTACAAGTCATCAGAGAGGCTGAGGGTTAtcagaaattgcaaccactgcTTCCATGCAGATTGCTTGGACCTGTGGTTGCAGAGGAAAAGCACCTGCCCTATTTGCAGAACTAATGTAAGTTAAGTCATCATTGGATTATTGGAACGTAGAAACATTCAAAAATAGAACATTTAAGTTCAGAGGTGAATTACTCCTAAAAAAAGTTACTTTATGAggctaacaaataaaaaatggtgCATGCTACAAGTTCAGTTGTGGAGTGCAGAATTGTTTATTGCAAGTAAGAAAAGTTCAAAAACAGCAACTGAAACGACTTTCCTAGCTATAAAACTtagaaaattattattatttcaggTGTTTTTGATGGAAATTATTAACAACTTTCTGCTTTTGATTTGATTAGATTATGATTAATATTAATGATGACAGCACAGCTGCACATACGTTTAATACATGTTAACTCAAATCTTATGCTGAAGATGATTCACAACAATATGACAAACTCATTTGACAAAGCCAGTGTCATatgtaaaagaaaattaaaatttaaaaatgaaaaaaatcagCAAAATATTATACTACCAAGTTTAGATTGTACTAAGAGTAAGACAGATATATGACGCAGAAGTGCATTTCTTGAACTGCTCAAATCAGCATACAATTTGCATGCAAGTTAACAACTGAAAATATTTCACATGCATAATCAGTAAAAACTGAAGATTTCATCATTTACTACAACCAAAATAGCTCCCCACAATAGTAAGAAGAGGAGTACTAGGCGTTTCATTTCTTGGCGAATAGTTTCTTAGGAAGCATCTCCAACGGGGTGGTTTTGAGAAGGAATAGCCTCTCTTCACGTTCTTTCAGAGTGCCTCCACACTTCAATCCACGAGCTTGAAGTTCTGATTTTAACCGTTCCAAGCCAAGAACCTATAACAGGTCAATGATATGATGGATAAGTTTCCAACAACATTAATAATATACTACATCATAACTAAGCACGGACATGAAGTTGAAATACAGTG is part of the Salvia splendens isolate huo1 chromosome 6, SspV2, whole genome shotgun sequence genome and encodes:
- the LOC121806307 gene encoding uncharacterized protein LOC121806307 codes for the protein MASLQLNLFMVLLISAVCFKISVQIPTCGNNTFFIQYPFTLLQEGQNPHHITPYDLKCNRQKVVALNLPFSGEFFVRDINYFQQRIQLYDPSNCLPRRLKNLSLPSSPFMAVSYQNYTFFSCPLGSPSSRNLTAIRCLSNSTASVVAASETSMMDGIKNLTACKVLYSLQVPVSQVFEYAYNGIDGDLQLAWIDPSSRGNSRGIASSKPGALTIILICAITILTALLVAMLCLGCGLTVVVVMLDIEEANNQGSWSCSTRVWERARFRLSRASNGTAGPLNEVSFMSSASQQPQSAVPRGSAAPLNESSSTLPPPVPPPPPPPPPRIAAVHPFGYYLSFMPSSPQVPREALGPLDELPSTSSSPNVAVEAPDGFASFMSLPEVSSMPAAGDREVFIEATPHDDSTYMSLTQLPMGASTPLHDSPDVSLRTPSVSEVNPFSYFLSSVASPQGLRGASSPLDEVPSTLSSPSVAADDVDGFVSVIPSPELWSMLATREDGFFIDDSPVISSPQVQRGAAAPLDDSSSALPPPPPPPSVGEGRPLDYFLSLLSAHFRRGNAASSVHELSSIPPSPSELSSTPSSPSVTGDLSFIPSPLEDEVHGNLEELPTEDIIIGGSECISGPNGDSCTICLENYKSSERLRVIRNCNHCFHADCLDLWLQRKSTCPICRTNVS